In one window of Paraburkholderia phymatum STM815 DNA:
- a CDS encoding 1-phosphofructokinase family hexose kinase yields MIDVLTVTLNPAVDLSTSVERIVDTHKLRCETAQRDPGGGGVNVARVLHRLGSECVALFAAGGVTGRMLGGMLDGEKLRTRCIDIKGETRENFSVMETSTRREYRFVLPGPTLAPAEWTECLRSVQAHVDSARFLVLSGSLPPGAPADAYAQLARAAATARPNIRVAVDASGPTLAAALAGGLVDIVKPSLNELRELTALPLNDVGDQIDAARMLIVQRKARMVALTLAEQGAMLVTHDEAWFMPALKTEVLSAIGAGDSFLAGLIWSLDHGAVASEALAYAAAAAAAAMKQTGTRLCDARDVTQAYAKGERAVRVQDPARFRIVHRESAPSRQ; encoded by the coding sequence ATGATCGACGTTCTCACAGTCACCCTGAATCCCGCGGTCGATCTATCGACCTCTGTTGAGCGCATCGTGGATACGCACAAGCTGCGATGCGAAACCGCGCAGCGCGATCCGGGCGGCGGGGGCGTCAACGTTGCGCGGGTGCTGCATCGCCTCGGCAGCGAATGCGTTGCGCTGTTTGCCGCGGGCGGAGTGACGGGCCGCATGCTTGGCGGCATGCTCGATGGGGAGAAACTTCGCACTCGCTGTATCGACATCAAAGGCGAGACGCGAGAAAACTTCTCCGTGATGGAAACGTCGACCCGGCGTGAGTACCGATTCGTGTTGCCTGGGCCAACGCTCGCGCCAGCGGAGTGGACGGAATGTCTGCGCAGCGTGCAGGCGCATGTCGATTCCGCGCGCTTTCTCGTCCTGAGCGGAAGCCTGCCTCCCGGCGCACCGGCGGACGCCTACGCTCAGCTCGCGCGTGCGGCCGCCACTGCACGGCCGAACATTCGCGTGGCCGTGGATGCGTCGGGGCCCACGCTCGCGGCGGCCCTCGCTGGCGGGCTCGTCGATATCGTCAAGCCGAGTCTGAATGAACTACGCGAATTGACGGCACTGCCGCTGAATGACGTGGGGGACCAGATCGACGCCGCAAGAATGTTGATCGTGCAACGCAAGGCGAGGATGGTTGCACTCACGCTTGCTGAGCAAGGCGCGATGCTCGTGACGCACGACGAAGCGTGGTTCATGCCTGCGCTGAAAACGGAAGTCCTCAGTGCAATCGGCGCGGGCGACAGCTTCCTCGCGGGATTGATCTGGTCACTCGACCATGGAGCCGTCGCCAGCGAGGCGCTCGCCTATGCGGCCGCAGCCGCGGCGGCGGCGATGAAGCAAACAGGTACGCGGCTTTGCGATGCACGAGACGTGACGCAGGCTTATGCAAAGGGCGAACGTGCTGTACGGGTACAGGATCCCGCGCGCTTTCGCATCGTGCATCGCGAGTCGGCACCGTCAAGGCAGTGA
- a CDS encoding CBS domain-containing protein — translation MRAIDVMTTSVVFAHPDTTVQEAARALAEKHISGMPVVDDKGELVGMVTEGDLLHRAEIGTGVNKRAWWLDFLASTRELASEYIKEHSHKVSDLMTTDVITVTEDTPVSDIAELLERHRIKRVPVVKDGKVTGLVSRANLIRALASIVTEPNGPAAADDQSIREGIVIALKNTRWSLPRESILVKDGVVHLWGVVTSDEEGKAICVAAENVPGVKEVNSHLEYPPVLPGM, via the coding sequence ATGCGCGCAATCGATGTCATGACCACGTCAGTCGTATTTGCACACCCCGATACGACGGTGCAGGAAGCAGCCAGGGCGTTGGCGGAAAAGCACATTAGCGGCATGCCTGTCGTCGACGACAAGGGCGAGCTGGTCGGCATGGTGACGGAAGGCGACCTGCTGCACCGCGCCGAGATTGGCACTGGGGTGAACAAGCGCGCCTGGTGGTTGGATTTTCTGGCGTCGACGCGGGAACTGGCGAGCGAATATATCAAGGAGCACTCGCACAAGGTGAGCGATCTGATGACGACGGATGTCATTACCGTAACCGAAGACACGCCCGTTTCTGATATTGCCGAGTTGCTCGAACGGCATCGGATCAAACGTGTGCCCGTGGTCAAGGACGGCAAGGTGACGGGTCTCGTGAGCCGCGCGAACCTGATCCGCGCGCTTGCCAGCATCGTCACGGAGCCGAACGGACCAGCGGCAGCAGATGATCAGTCGATTCGAGAAGGCATCGTGATCGCACTGAAGAACACCCGTTGGTCGCTGCCGCGCGAAAGTATTCTGGTGAAGGACGGAGTCGTGCACCTTTGGGGTGTGGTCACAAGTGACGAAGAAGGCAAAGCTATCTGTGTGGCTGCCGAAAACGTACCCGGGGTGAAGGAGGTGAACAGTCACCTTGAATATCCGCCAGTGCTTCCGGGAATGTAG
- the mgtA gene encoding magnesium-translocating P-type ATPase produces the protein MQTAETHNVRSPPSTLLERLCRSSRGPAHQPSTDGASLADCAQLSAEEVLARVHGTAGGLSTEEAERRLRVSGPNRVVHDTRHTVIGELINRTLNPLNLLLLLLATASYALGDPRAAIMIGVMVFLSTSLSFVQEHRSNQAADALRKMVRTTATVVRRIGEDSPTHIDIPIEHIVPGDVVLLSAGDMVPADLRLISARDLFVNQSALTGESMPCEKHANASPTSVDSQFDLANICYMGSAIISGVGCGVVVSTGKTTVFGGIADVVAGQRVQTSFDKGVTRFTWLMIRFILVMVPLVFVINGLTKGNWFEAVLFAVAVGVGLTPEMLPMIVTVNLAKGAIDMSRKRVIVKRLNAIQNFGALDVLCTDKTGTLTQDRIILKRHLDIHGNESDRVLEYAYLNSAHQSGLKNLLDVAVLKHVELHEQLRAHENFTKIDEMPFDFERRRMSVVLARDDGAHIMISKGAVEEMFSVSTRYAIEGDTGTLDKSHYAATKAITDALNAEGFRVVAVAYKEMPPDQTAYSVADERELTLLGFIAFLDPPKETAAAALAALKTSGVQVKILTGDNDRVTRKICHDVGIEVDRIVLGKELEALTPAELADLAEKECVFAKVSPSQKASIVNALHGKGHVVGFLGDGINDGPALKASDVGVSVDSAVDIAKDSADIILLEKSLAVLGEGVLEGRKVFGNITKYIKMGASSNFGNMFSVLGASILLPFLPMAPIQVLTNNLLYDFSQASIPTDNVDAEYLAVPRRWDLGNIVKFMLLIGPVSSLFDYATFFMMLKMFDAWDNPALFQTGWFVESLLTQTLIIHIIRTAKVPFVESRASSALIATSVAVAVAGISLPFSAIGKMLGFTPLPWTYWPALLLILVSYAALTHLTKTWFVRRFGLG, from the coding sequence ATGCAGACGGCCGAAACACACAACGTGCGATCACCACCCTCAACGCTTCTGGAGCGCCTCTGTCGTTCCTCGCGTGGGCCAGCGCATCAGCCGTCTACGGATGGCGCCTCGCTAGCGGACTGTGCTCAACTGTCTGCTGAAGAAGTGCTGGCGCGGGTGCATGGCACAGCAGGCGGACTCTCAACGGAAGAAGCCGAACGCCGCCTGCGCGTCTCGGGTCCGAACCGCGTCGTCCACGATACGCGCCACACGGTAATCGGCGAGCTCATTAACAGAACGCTGAATCCTCTCAATCTGCTGCTCCTGCTTCTGGCCACGGCTTCGTACGCGCTCGGTGATCCGCGTGCCGCGATCATGATCGGCGTGATGGTTTTCCTTAGCACTTCGCTCAGCTTCGTGCAGGAGCATCGCTCGAACCAGGCGGCAGACGCTCTGCGCAAAATGGTGCGCACGACGGCAACCGTCGTGCGCCGGATCGGGGAGGATAGTCCGACGCACATCGACATTCCTATCGAACACATCGTGCCCGGCGATGTCGTGCTGCTTTCCGCCGGCGACATGGTGCCCGCCGACCTTCGATTGATTTCCGCACGCGACCTGTTCGTCAATCAGTCGGCGCTGACGGGTGAATCGATGCCGTGCGAAAAGCATGCAAATGCCAGCCCTACGTCCGTCGACTCGCAATTCGATCTCGCGAACATCTGCTACATGGGCAGCGCGATCATCAGTGGCGTGGGCTGCGGGGTCGTGGTATCCACAGGCAAGACGACGGTCTTCGGCGGGATTGCCGATGTGGTTGCTGGGCAGCGCGTGCAAACCAGCTTCGACAAGGGCGTCACCCGCTTCACCTGGTTGATGATCCGTTTCATTCTCGTGATGGTTCCGCTCGTCTTCGTGATCAATGGGCTGACGAAAGGAAACTGGTTCGAGGCCGTTCTTTTCGCTGTCGCTGTGGGCGTCGGACTCACGCCCGAGATGTTACCGATGATCGTCACTGTCAACCTTGCAAAAGGCGCAATCGACATGTCGCGCAAACGGGTGATCGTCAAGCGTTTGAATGCGATCCAGAACTTCGGTGCGCTCGACGTGTTATGCACCGACAAGACGGGCACCCTGACACAAGACCGGATCATACTGAAGCGCCACCTCGATATTCACGGCAACGAGTCGGATCGTGTCCTTGAATACGCCTATTTGAACAGCGCACACCAGTCCGGACTGAAAAATCTGCTCGACGTCGCAGTGTTGAAGCACGTCGAACTACATGAGCAGCTCAGGGCCCACGAGAACTTCACCAAAATCGACGAGATGCCCTTCGACTTCGAGCGCCGCCGCATGTCGGTTGTCCTCGCGAGGGATGATGGCGCCCACATCATGATTTCAAAGGGTGCAGTCGAGGAAATGTTCTCGGTCAGCACGCGCTACGCGATCGAAGGCGACACAGGCACGCTCGACAAAAGCCACTATGCGGCAACAAAAGCGATTACGGACGCGCTCAACGCGGAAGGCTTTCGCGTCGTTGCAGTCGCGTACAAGGAGATGCCGCCCGACCAGACCGCTTATTCGGTCGCCGACGAGCGCGAATTGACGCTGCTTGGATTCATCGCCTTTCTCGATCCTCCCAAAGAAACGGCGGCTGCGGCGCTTGCGGCACTGAAAACGAGTGGCGTGCAGGTGAAGATCCTGACGGGCGACAACGACAGGGTCACCCGAAAAATCTGTCACGACGTTGGAATCGAAGTGGACCGGATCGTGCTCGGCAAAGAGCTAGAAGCACTGACCCCGGCCGAACTCGCCGATCTGGCTGAAAAGGAGTGCGTGTTCGCCAAAGTCTCGCCTTCGCAGAAGGCATCCATCGTCAATGCCTTGCATGGCAAGGGGCATGTCGTCGGATTCCTGGGAGATGGCATCAACGACGGACCTGCCCTCAAGGCGTCGGACGTAGGCGTGTCCGTCGATAGCGCCGTCGACATCGCGAAAGACTCGGCCGATATCATCCTGCTCGAAAAGAGCCTCGCGGTACTTGGCGAAGGGGTTCTCGAAGGACGGAAGGTGTTCGGCAACATCACCAAGTACATCAAGATGGGCGCAAGCTCGAACTTCGGCAACATGTTCAGCGTGCTGGGCGCGAGCATCCTGCTGCCATTTCTGCCAATGGCGCCTATCCAGGTGCTCACCAACAACCTGCTTTACGATTTCTCCCAAGCCAGTATTCCGACCGATAATGTCGACGCTGAATATCTTGCTGTTCCGCGCCGGTGGGATCTCGGCAATATCGTAAAGTTCATGCTTCTGATTGGCCCCGTCAGTTCACTATTCGACTATGCGACGTTCTTCATGATGCTGAAGATGTTCGACGCGTGGGACAACCCGGCCCTGTTCCAGACCGGCTGGTTCGTTGAATCGCTGCTCACGCAGACGTTGATCATCCACATCATCCGCACCGCCAAAGTTCCCTTTGTGGAAAGCCGGGCAAGTTCGGCTCTCATTGCGACGAGCGTCGCAGTTGCCGTCGCGGGAATCAGCCTGCCTTTTAGCGCCATCGGCAAGATGCTCGGATTCACGCCATTGCCGTGGACGTATTGGCCCGCCCTGCTGCTGATCCTGGTCAGCTACGCGGCTTTGACGCATTTGACCAAGACGTGGTTTGTCCGGCGATTTGGACTCGGTTGA
- a CDS encoding universal stress protein — protein sequence MLAIDDSEATTRAAEYTKALFADRATIRVVTVAQNPRTLFPLGATTQDFLASARDEIVGDSRAALARIEAMFAGTKLEFGLVDLSSHRGNTADALLDTALHWHADLIVMGMRHHHGLLRWVEGTVSEPVARRADCSLLLVPQETRVQTDRRAQRMVFALDGSACSIMALQTGLQLAASDTRLRAVFVVDRASNALVEDAINVLESAYLEEGCTALERAARICAEHGRYAETALLKTHRERDDIPHAIVRDVQDWKGDLLVLGTHGRRGFERWLVGSVAARTVRLADTPVLLVRDSAATAAV from the coding sequence ATGCTGGCCATCGACGATTCAGAAGCGACGACACGGGCGGCCGAGTATACGAAGGCCCTGTTCGCCGATCGCGCGACGATCCGGGTTGTCACGGTTGCGCAGAATCCGCGCACGCTATTTCCGCTCGGCGCAACCACGCAAGACTTTCTCGCTTCCGCAAGAGACGAAATCGTGGGCGATTCGCGCGCCGCGCTCGCCAGGATCGAGGCCATGTTTGCCGGGACGAAGCTTGAATTCGGCCTGGTGGATCTTTCCTCGCACCGCGGAAATACGGCCGACGCTTTGCTCGACACCGCGTTGCACTGGCACGCGGATCTGATTGTCATGGGCATGCGGCACCATCACGGCCTGCTGCGCTGGGTCGAGGGCACTGTGTCGGAACCGGTTGCGCGCCGTGCGGACTGCTCGTTGCTGCTGGTGCCGCAGGAGACCCGCGTTCAAACGGACAGGCGCGCTCAACGTATGGTCTTCGCGCTGGATGGCAGCGCCTGCTCCATCATGGCGTTGCAGACAGGCCTTCAGCTGGCGGCGTCTGATACCCGATTGCGCGCGGTCTTCGTGGTGGACCGCGCCAGCAACGCGCTAGTCGAAGACGCCATCAACGTACTGGAGAGCGCCTACCTCGAGGAAGGTTGCACAGCACTTGAACGGGCAGCGCGGATATGCGCCGAGCACGGGCGCTATGCGGAGACGGCACTGCTCAAGACACATAGGGAACGCGACGACATTCCTCACGCAATCGTACGTGATGTCCAGGACTGGAAAGGCGATCTGCTCGTTCTCGGCACTCACGGCCGGCGCGGTTTCGAGCGCTGGCTTGTCGGCAGCGTCGCCGCCCGCACGGTGCGACTCGCCGACACGCCCGTATTGCTCGTGCGAGACAGCGCAGCAACGGCCGCTGTGTGA
- a CDS encoding LOG family protein codes for MKDQLHHDSASIEMESDVESQRFQPRDDGHGTTGRASRVRGLIESPTYLQADEDLAFLRRPEMCGVRLQLDYWKTEESLQRHTIHHTIVVYGSTRIPAPSVARQRIRHARRLLRENCDETGGHEALNVAKAQLQRSRYYDVARELGRIAGTAQCGGVLSCLALVTGGGPGIMEAANRGAYDCGAPSIGLNISLPRDQEPNPYITPELCFRLHYFAIRKLHLLERARAAVFFPGGFGTCDELFEVLTLLQTQKIKPLPVVLVGESYWRRAIDFDFMISEGMISPDDMRLFVFRETAEAVWDAIVHWYESHETAP; via the coding sequence ATGAAAGATCAACTACATCACGACAGCGCGTCCATCGAGATGGAGTCGGACGTCGAGTCGCAACGTTTCCAGCCGCGCGACGATGGGCACGGTACAACAGGACGCGCTTCGCGCGTGCGCGGTTTGATCGAAAGTCCAACCTATCTCCAGGCCGACGAGGACCTCGCGTTTCTGAGACGTCCCGAGATGTGCGGCGTGCGTTTGCAACTCGACTATTGGAAAACGGAGGAGTCACTGCAGCGCCATACGATCCACCACACCATAGTCGTGTACGGCAGCACCCGTATACCCGCGCCCTCTGTCGCGCGCCAGCGAATCCGGCACGCCCGGCGACTGCTGCGAGAAAACTGCGACGAAACGGGCGGACACGAAGCGCTGAATGTAGCGAAAGCCCAGCTTCAACGAAGCCGCTACTATGACGTAGCGCGAGAATTAGGCCGCATTGCAGGTACCGCACAATGCGGCGGCGTACTGTCGTGCCTTGCGCTCGTGACGGGTGGCGGTCCGGGAATCATGGAAGCGGCAAACCGGGGCGCTTACGATTGCGGCGCGCCGAGCATCGGCCTGAATATTTCCTTGCCGCGCGACCAGGAGCCCAATCCCTACATCACACCAGAACTCTGCTTCAGGCTGCATTACTTCGCCATCCGCAAGCTCCATCTGCTGGAACGGGCACGCGCGGCTGTGTTCTTTCCTGGTGGATTCGGCACGTGCGACGAACTGTTCGAAGTCTTGACGCTGCTGCAAACGCAGAAAATCAAGCCTTTGCCTGTCGTCCTCGTCGGCGAGTCGTACTGGAGGCGCGCGATCGACTTCGACTTCATGATCAGCGAGGGAATGATCTCTCCGGACGACATGCGGCTGTTTGTGTTTCGTGAGACGGCTGAAGCCGTATGGGACGCGATCGTCCACTGGTACGAAAGTCACGAAACCGCACCATGA
- a CDS encoding BON domain-containing protein, with product MKSDSQLRREVDEELANNPAIDANRIGVAVADGIVTLSGHVSDYAQKIAAERSVLRIAGVVAVVAHMDVTLREADQRTDEDIALSVRAVLDWISGLEEDSIRIKVEQGWVTLSGIVKDGYRSHVAEKHIAHMRGVTGITNNIRISGSASPTDIETNIRKAIQRHTDREMKHLDVQVDGGNVTLSGHLGSTVERAIVWGAARATAGVKTVVDRLVIG from the coding sequence ATGAAATCGGACAGTCAGCTGCGTCGCGAAGTGGATGAGGAACTGGCGAACAATCCGGCTATCGATGCGAACCGGATTGGCGTCGCCGTTGCGGACGGCATCGTCACGCTGAGCGGCCACGTTTCAGACTATGCGCAGAAGATCGCCGCCGAACGATCCGTGCTACGAATTGCCGGTGTGGTTGCGGTCGTCGCCCATATGGACGTGACGCTGCGTGAAGCCGATCAAAGAACGGACGAAGACATCGCGTTGAGCGTGCGCGCCGTGCTCGACTGGATCTCCGGTCTCGAAGAGGATTCCATCAGGATCAAGGTGGAGCAAGGCTGGGTGACGTTGAGCGGTATCGTCAAGGATGGCTACCGCAGCCATGTCGCCGAGAAGCATATTGCGCACATGCGCGGCGTCACGGGCATCACGAACAACATCAGAATCTCGGGTTCCGCTTCTCCGACCGATATCGAGACCAACATCCGCAAGGCCATCCAGCGTCATACGGATCGGGAAATGAAGCATCTCGACGTTCAGGTGGACGGGGGAAACGTCACCCTGTCGGGCCACCTCGGTTCCACCGTTGAGCGGGCGATCGTGTGGGGTGCCGCGCGCGCCACGGCGGGCGTCAAGACCGTTGTCGATCGTCTTGTGATCGGTTGA
- the ppsA gene encoding phosphoenolpyruvate synthase: protein MSSNETEVLWFDVLRRTDVPSVGGKNASLGEMVGCLASKGIRVPPGFATTAGAYWQFIDANGLRESMSTVLAEFRANRRSLADTGETVRRAILRGEWPASTTRAICDAYAELGRRVGVDDPDVAVRSSATAEDLPDASFAGQQETLLAIHGTHALMDACRRCYASLFTDRAISYREARGFDHMKVALSVGVQQMVRSDLGGAGVAFSIDTETGFDKIVLISAAWGLGENVVQGAVDPDEYEVFKPLLQNEAWVPIVGKKRGSKLKKMVYAKGGAHPTKNVPTSKAERAAFVLADRDVLTISRWACEIESHYGQPMDIEWAKDGLTGNIFIVQARPETVQSRREATAVKTFRLISAGRELVTGVSVGQAIAAGNVCVIDSPAERERFVDGAVLVTAATDPDWVPVMRRAAGIVTDHGGRTSHAAIVSRELGLPAIVGTGHATRVLHDEQEVTVSCAQGEVGRVFEGMADYQVEEIDFAAIPQTRTQVVLNLANPDAALRWWRMPADGIGLARMEFVISNHIKIHPMALACFDQLKDAEAARTIAAMTEGYSDKTEYFVDRLACGLGRIAAVCYPRPVVVRLSDFKTNEYAHLTGGKAFEPLEENPMLGFRGASRYYSPRYGPGFALECRALRRLRMDMGLNNVIVMVPFCRTPDEADRVLDAMAANGLRRAEDGLQVYVMCEIPSNVILADAFAQRFDGFSIGSNDLTQLTLGVDRDSAELASLFDERNEAVRWMIREVIERAHRAGAKVSLCGEAPSVHPEYASFLVECGIDSISVSPDSFIAVKQHVAQAEREAAHRATGEQTRGSILSQTVR from the coding sequence ATGAGCAGCAATGAAACGGAGGTCCTCTGGTTCGACGTGTTGCGCCGTACGGATGTGCCGTCCGTGGGCGGCAAGAATGCGTCGCTCGGGGAGATGGTCGGTTGCCTCGCCAGCAAGGGCATCCGTGTTCCACCCGGCTTCGCGACGACAGCCGGCGCGTACTGGCAGTTCATCGACGCGAACGGGCTGCGCGAAAGCATGTCGACGGTGCTCGCGGAATTCCGCGCCAATCGCCGCTCGTTGGCCGATACGGGTGAAACGGTTCGCCGGGCAATCCTTCGGGGCGAATGGCCCGCCAGCACGACGCGCGCCATTTGCGACGCGTATGCCGAACTCGGACGCCGCGTCGGCGTCGACGATCCGGATGTCGCCGTGCGTTCGAGCGCCACGGCTGAGGATTTACCCGACGCGAGCTTCGCGGGACAGCAGGAGACCTTGCTCGCCATTCATGGCACGCATGCGTTGATGGATGCATGCCGCCGGTGCTATGCCTCGCTATTCACGGATCGTGCCATCAGTTATCGCGAGGCACGAGGCTTCGATCACATGAAGGTTGCACTGTCGGTCGGCGTGCAGCAGATGGTGCGCTCGGATCTGGGTGGCGCGGGCGTCGCGTTTTCGATCGATACCGAAACGGGCTTCGACAAGATCGTATTGATCAGCGCGGCTTGGGGGCTCGGCGAGAACGTCGTGCAAGGCGCCGTCGATCCCGACGAATATGAAGTATTCAAACCGCTTTTGCAGAACGAAGCGTGGGTGCCGATTGTCGGCAAGAAGCGCGGCAGCAAGCTGAAGAAAATGGTGTACGCGAAAGGCGGCGCACATCCGACGAAGAACGTGCCGACTTCGAAAGCGGAGCGTGCGGCATTCGTCCTCGCCGACCGCGACGTGCTCACGATTTCACGCTGGGCGTGCGAAATCGAATCGCACTACGGGCAGCCGATGGACATCGAATGGGCAAAGGACGGATTGACGGGAAACATCTTCATTGTCCAGGCGCGGCCCGAGACCGTCCAGTCGCGGCGTGAGGCGACCGCCGTCAAGACCTTCCGGCTCATATCGGCGGGACGCGAGCTTGTCACGGGCGTGAGCGTCGGCCAGGCTATCGCGGCCGGGAACGTGTGCGTCATCGACAGTCCTGCAGAGCGGGAGCGGTTCGTCGATGGCGCCGTGCTCGTGACGGCCGCGACGGATCCCGACTGGGTGCCCGTGATGCGGCGCGCTGCAGGTATCGTGACGGACCACGGGGGCCGCACGTCGCACGCGGCGATTGTGAGCCGTGAACTGGGCCTTCCTGCCATCGTCGGCACGGGTCATGCCACGCGGGTGTTGCACGACGAGCAGGAAGTGACGGTGTCGTGCGCGCAAGGCGAAGTCGGGCGCGTGTTCGAAGGCATGGCGGACTACCAGGTCGAGGAGATCGACTTCGCGGCGATCCCGCAAACCCGAACCCAGGTCGTGCTGAATCTCGCGAACCCCGACGCCGCACTGCGCTGGTGGCGCATGCCGGCAGACGGCATCGGCCTGGCGAGAATGGAGTTCGTGATCAGCAATCACATCAAGATTCATCCGATGGCGCTCGCGTGCTTTGACCAGTTGAAGGATGCCGAAGCGGCCCGGACAATCGCGGCGATGACGGAAGGGTACAGCGACAAGACGGAATACTTCGTCGACCGGCTTGCCTGCGGACTCGGCCGCATAGCGGCCGTGTGTTATCCGCGGCCCGTGGTGGTGCGTTTGAGCGACTTCAAGACGAACGAATATGCGCACCTGACGGGAGGCAAGGCGTTCGAGCCGCTCGAGGAGAATCCGATGCTCGGCTTTCGCGGCGCATCGCGCTATTACTCGCCGCGCTACGGTCCGGGCTTTGCACTCGAATGCCGTGCACTGCGCCGCCTGCGAATGGATATGGGCCTGAACAACGTGATCGTCATGGTGCCGTTTTGCCGGACGCCGGACGAAGCGGATCGCGTCCTCGACGCGATGGCGGCCAATGGCCTCAGGCGCGCAGAGGACGGATTGCAGGTCTACGTGATGTGCGAGATTCCGTCGAACGTCATCCTCGCCGACGCGTTCGCGCAGCGGTTCGATGGGTTCTCGATCGGCAGCAACGATCTGACGCAACTCACGCTGGGCGTCGACCGGGACTCCGCAGAACTGGCATCGCTGTTCGACGAACGCAACGAAGCCGTGCGCTGGATGATCCGCGAAGTCATCGAACGGGCGCATCGAGCCGGTGCGAAAGTCAGCCTATGTGGCGAAGCGCCGAGTGTGCATCCCGAGTATGCAAGCTTTCTGGTGGAATGCGGCATCGACTCCATCTCGGTGAGTCCCGACAGTTTCATCGCAGTCAAGCAGCACGTCGCGCAAGCGGAACGGGAAGCGGCGCATCGTGCGACGGGCGAGCAGACGCGCGGATCGATACTGTCTCAAACGGTGCGGTAG